One window of Catonella massiliensis genomic DNA carries:
- a CDS encoding histidinol-phosphatase HisJ family protein: MIIADMHTHSDFSGDSETPMEKQAEKAVKLGLKHYCFTDHEDLYYPEVQDENGNPVNIFKLDIPTYTAKIKEVKTAFEGKLNILTGIELGLCEKALPEYEELLKEYNFDFVIGSIHLIDGMDPYYPNFWLYHDSKKAVQRYFTIMLEMINKFTDFDTLGHLDYIFRYIRDEAGNPGESHYAYREYASLIDPILKRVIELDKALEVNTAGYKYGLGVPNPQPEVLKRYIKLGGTKITIGSDGHKPEHLAYDFNKCEALLKELGFDGYYIFENRKPIKISF; encoded by the coding sequence ATGATAATAGCAGATATGCACACACATTCAGATTTTTCGGGAGATTCGGAAACCCCTATGGAAAAACAGGCTGAAAAAGCCGTTAAACTAGGTCTGAAACATTATTGTTTTACCGACCATGAAGACCTGTATTACCCTGAGGTTCAGGATGAAAATGGTAATCCCGTCAATATTTTTAAGTTAGACATTCCTACTTATACAGCAAAGATAAAAGAGGTAAAAACTGCGTTTGAGGGAAAATTGAACATCCTTACAGGCATTGAGCTTGGACTCTGTGAAAAGGCCTTACCTGAATACGAAGAGTTATTAAAGGAATATAATTTTGACTTTGTCATTGGCTCCATTCACCTGATAGACGGAATGGATCCTTATTATCCAAATTTTTGGCTATACCACGACAGTAAAAAGGCTGTGCAGAGATATTTTACTATAATGCTTGAAATGATAAACAAGTTCACCGACTTTGATACCCTAGGTCATCTTGATTATATCTTTAGATACATAAGGGATGAGGCAGGGAACCCCGGCGAATCCCACTATGCATACAGGGAATATGCCAGTCTCATAGATCCGATACTTAAGAGGGTAATCGAGCTTGATAAGGCTCTTGAGGTAAATACTGCAGGATATAAATACGGTCTTGGAGTGCCTAACCCACAGCCCGAGGTTCTTAAACGCTACATAAAGCTAGGTGGCACAAAAATAACCATAGGCTCAGATGGCCACAAACCTGAACATCTTGCCTATGATTTTAATAAATGTGAAGCCCTCTTAAAAGAACTGGGCTTTGACGGATATTATATTTTTGAAAATAGAAAGCCTATCAAAATTAGCTTCTGA
- a CDS encoding RrF2 family transcriptional regulator, with product MKISTKGRYGLKAVLDIAMHDEASSVSSIAARQCISENYLERLIAMLKKAGIVNSLRGAQGGYVLARPAEDISVGEVLRALEGDLNPVDCAEIDGSGDFCEGADTCITKFVWKRISDSINQAVNNLMISELARDGKHLIEEKGVDKNTSPVCNRR from the coding sequence ATGAAGATTTCTACTAAAGGCAGGTACGGGCTCAAGGCCGTGCTTGATATAGCTATGCATGATGAGGCTTCGTCAGTTAGCAGCATAGCTGCAAGACAGTGTATTTCGGAGAATTATCTTGAGAGGCTGATTGCCATGCTTAAAAAGGCAGGGATTGTCAACAGTCTAAGAGGTGCCCAGGGAGGCTATGTGCTTGCAAGGCCGGCAGAAGATATATCCGTAGGCGAGGTGCTTAGGGCTCTTGAAGGAGACCTAAACCCGGTTGACTGTGCGGAAATAGATGGCTCAGGCGACTTTTGTGAGGGTGCTGATACCTGTATAACCAAATTTGTATGGAAGAGGATATCGGATAGTATAAATCAGGCAGTAAACAACCTGATGATATCTGAGCTTGCAAGAGATGGCAAGCATCTGATAGAGGAAAAAGGTGTAGATAAGAATACCAGTCCGGTATGTAATAGAAGATAA
- a CDS encoding glycosyltransferase, whose amino-acid sequence MTFDIIIPTYKPGEELKALLKGILIQTLRPDNIYIINTEEKFWKKEYEEILPVKVTHIKKSEFDHGATRRLGAKMSESDIFVCMTQDARPKDGRLFSNLLSAFNDEKVAISYARQETDEKAGEIERYTREYNYPDKDRVKSKSDIETMGIKAWFCSDVCAAYKKQIYEEAGGFVHPTVFNEDMLMAAKVMELGYKVVYKADARVVHYHEYSLWQQFSRNFDLGASHREYREVFSKVSSYKEGGRLVKDTALHLLRKGKFYLLPKLVFHSGAKLIGYKFGKNYDRLPKKLVLKFCMNKDYFK is encoded by the coding sequence ATGACCTTTGATATTATTATACCTACCTACAAACCGGGAGAAGAGCTAAAGGCTCTACTTAAGGGAATTCTCATCCAGACCTTAAGGCCTGATAATATTTATATAATCAACACAGAAGAAAAATTCTGGAAAAAGGAATATGAGGAGATACTGCCTGTAAAGGTAACCCATATCAAGAAGTCGGAATTTGACCATGGTGCTACCAGAAGACTTGGGGCTAAGATGTCTGAGTCTGATATTTTTGTCTGTATGACGCAGGATGCAAGACCTAAAGATGGCAGGCTTTTTTCTAACCTGCTTTCAGCCTTTAATGACGAAAAGGTTGCAATATCCTATGCCAGACAGGAAACTGATGAAAAGGCCGGAGAGATAGAAAGATACACCAGAGAATATAATTACCCTGACAAAGACAGGGTGAAAAGTAAGTCAGATATAGAGACTATGGGGATAAAGGCCTGGTTTTGCTCAGATGTCTGCGCTGCCTACAAAAAGCAGATTTATGAGGAAGCAGGAGGTTTTGTACATCCTACGGTGTTTAACGAAGATATGCTGATGGCGGCTAAGGTTATGGAGCTTGGCTACAAGGTGGTATATAAGGCAGATGCAAGGGTGGTTCACTACCACGAATACAGCCTGTGGCAGCAGTTTAGCAGGAACTTTGACCTGGGAGCTTCTCACAGGGAGTATAGAGAAGTATTTTCAAAGGTATCCTCATATAAGGAAGGTGGCAGGCTTGTAAAGGATACCGCCCTCCACCTATTAAGGAAGGGGAAGTTTTATCTGCTTCCTAAGCTTGTATTTCACAGCGGTGCCAAGCTGATAGGTTATAAGTTTGGCAAGAACTATGACAGGCTGCCAAAGAAGCTGGTGCTTAAATTCTGTATGAATAAGGATTATTTTAAATGA
- a CDS encoding glycosyltransferase family 2 protein: MIAIIMGVYNGEKYIKEQIGSIIAGDCKDWKLFIFDDGSKDNTENIVKEFVRSYPDKIYFEKNRENLGAAGNFFNGTKRVKAELAPEAEYFCFSDQDDVWVEDKLSRSLAKIKEIEGGRPALVFSDVAITDRNLKVTADSYFKAEKVDNTKIALNYLLMENKFIGGTVMVNKALVDAELKAEEKGLLPHKKAKMHDWWFGLIAAGLGRVGEVKGFTEYYRQHGGNVVGGETFGSYFISRISKLKEIRQRIYQNIEQAEEFLSYFGDSLPPDKKRITKEFVKLKDRGFIGRRVSLIKNRFFKSGFIRNIALLIFI, from the coding sequence ATGATTGCAATAATAATGGGTGTGTATAACGGCGAAAAATACATCAAAGAGCAGATTGGCTCTATAATAGCGGGTGACTGTAAGGACTGGAAGCTTTTCATCTTTGATGACGGCTCTAAGGATAATACCGAGAATATAGTTAAGGAGTTTGTGAGAAGCTATCCTGACAAGATATATTTTGAAAAGAACAGAGAGAACCTTGGGGCAGCAGGGAATTTCTTTAATGGAACTAAGAGGGTTAAGGCAGAGCTTGCGCCTGAGGCAGAGTACTTTTGTTTTTCTGACCAGGATGATGTGTGGGTGGAGGACAAACTAAGCCGCTCACTTGCTAAAATAAAGGAAATAGAAGGGGGGAGACCTGCCCTTGTGTTTTCCGATGTGGCAATTACGGATAGAAACCTTAAAGTGACGGCAGATTCTTATTTTAAGGCAGAAAAGGTTGACAATACTAAGATAGCCCTTAATTACCTCCTTATGGAAAATAAATTCATAGGGGGAACTGTTATGGTTAACAAGGCTTTGGTGGATGCTGAACTAAAAGCTGAAGAAAAGGGACTTCTGCCACATAAAAAGGCTAAGATGCACGACTGGTGGTTTGGACTAATTGCTGCAGGACTTGGGAGAGTAGGAGAAGTTAAGGGCTTTACCGAATACTACAGGCAGCATGGAGGCAATGTAGTAGGTGGAGAGACTTTTGGCTCGTATTTTATAAGCAGAATCAGCAAACTTAAGGAAATAAGGCAGAGGATATACCAGAATATAGAACAGGCAGAGGAGTTTCTCTCATACTTTGGAGACAGCCTCCCTCCTGATAAGAAAAGGATAACTAAGGAATTTGTAAAGCTTAAGGACAGGGGATTTATAGGAAGAAGGGTGAGCCTTATTAAGAACCGCTTTTTTAAGTCAGGATTTATAAGAAACATAGCATTATTGATATTTATATAG
- the mnmA gene encoding tRNA 2-thiouridine(34) synthase MnmA, producing MSKKVVVGMSGGVDSSVAAYLLKEEGYEVYGVTMDIWTEGAIDTVNGGCLGSKAKEDAARVASHLGIPYEIVDVRGKFRDNVMDYFADSYKNGQTPNPCTLCNRMVKWEALFKGAQIFGADYVATGHYAKIRELPNGRYSIANSHTAAKDQTYALCNLTQEQLKKTLLPIGDYEKSEVRRIAEKAGIEVASKPDSMEICFIPDGDYAAYLENEYGIVAKKGNFIDVSGKVLGEHRGIVHYTVGQRKGLGITFGKPMFVKEIRPETNEVVLSDNEGLFSTRVVAERVNFMAETKEEIEALNKTYMAKIRYNHKGGDCKLSFDGERVVAEFLEPQRASAPGQTLVVYNEAGEVVCGGRIIRS from the coding sequence ATGTCAAAGAAAGTAGTAGTTGGAATGTCTGGAGGAGTGGATTCATCTGTAGCTGCCTATCTATTAAAGGAAGAGGGCTACGAGGTCTACGGAGTTACGATGGATATATGGACAGAAGGAGCTATCGATACGGTAAACGGAGGCTGTCTTGGAAGCAAGGCAAAGGAAGATGCGGCAAGGGTTGCCAGCCATCTTGGCATACCTTATGAGATAGTTGATGTAAGAGGGAAATTCCGAGACAATGTAATGGATTATTTTGCAGATTCGTATAAAAATGGGCAAACGCCAAATCCCTGCACACTTTGTAACAGAATGGTAAAGTGGGAGGCTCTCTTTAAGGGGGCCCAAATTTTTGGAGCAGACTATGTGGCTACAGGCCATTATGCCAAGATAAGAGAACTTCCAAATGGGAGATATTCCATAGCGAACTCACATACGGCTGCAAAGGACCAGACCTATGCTCTTTGTAACCTTACTCAGGAACAGTTAAAGAAAACCCTGCTTCCTATAGGAGATTATGAAAAGAGCGAGGTTAGGAGGATAGCAGAAAAGGCAGGAATAGAGGTAGCCTCAAAGCCTGACAGTATGGAGATTTGCTTCATACCTGATGGAGATTATGCAGCCTATCTTGAAAATGAATATGGAATAGTGGCTAAAAAGGGCAACTTTATAGATGTGAGTGGCAAGGTTTTGGGAGAGCATAGAGGAATAGTTCATTATACTGTAGGTCAGAGAAAAGGCCTCGGTATCACCTTTGGCAAGCCTATGTTTGTAAAGGAAATAAGACCTGAGACTAACGAGGTGGTTCTTTCTGACAATGAAGGTCTCTTTAGCACTAGAGTAGTGGCTGAAAGAGTTAACTTTATGGCTGAAACCAAAGAAGAAATTGAAGCGCTAAACAAGACCTATATGGCAAAGATAAGATATAACCACAAGGGTGGTGACTGTAAGCTCTCCTTTGATGGAGAGAGGGTGGTGGCAGAGTTTCTAGAGCCGCAAAGAGCATCTGCCCCGGGGCAGACCTTGGTAGTCTACAACGAGGCAGGTGAAGTTGTCTGCGGTGGTAGAATTATCAGAAGCTAA
- a CDS encoding flagellar hook protein FlgE, translating into MMRSLFSGVAGLKVHQTKMDVIGNNIANVNTVGFKSSSVVFSDVFYQTTQSSSGPNKESDVAGINSKQIGLGAGVSAISKNISGAGGSQATNNAFDCMLTGDSFFITKNAGRTYFTKNGAFTVDADGTLTTSDGAKVQGWQVDPDDKTKTKPGPVSNLNIMAPENMYTDPEATTAAYMSGNIDKTDTQLASGSAGRTFQTNFYDNLGYEYTAKFNMKQSSVSDNAYYIELKDILKDGKSILYTATTNDTGTTEYTATGWGANVTTEKQDLSGVGAPDITDGKLTFADNFAFMAVFDGTTGKFKSLAADGADPAYDSTGLDENAKIKKMFLNIGGKSPNPFKNIEIDFSQMTMFASSTSSKIESTMGDVDGNGKGKMKGTLKGASIDSSGKIYGSYDNGDLKLLAQIAVANFKNPAGLESVGNSNFVETMNSGRFDGVGKDVTSEGGKISTGMLEMSNVDLAAQFTDMITTQRGFQANSRTITTTDSILEELINLKR; encoded by the coding sequence ATGATGAGATCACTTTTTTCTGGTGTTGCAGGTCTTAAGGTACACCAGACCAAGATGGATGTTATTGGTAACAATATTGCAAATGTTAATACAGTAGGATTTAAGTCCAGTTCAGTAGTATTTTCTGATGTTTTCTATCAGACTACTCAGTCTTCATCAGGTCCTAACAAGGAATCAGATGTAGCAGGTATTAACTCAAAGCAGATCGGTCTTGGTGCAGGAGTTTCTGCTATATCTAAGAATATATCAGGAGCAGGCGGTTCTCAGGCAACTAACAACGCATTCGACTGTATGCTTACAGGAGATTCATTCTTTATTACTAAGAATGCAGGAAGAACTTATTTTACAAAGAATGGTGCTTTTACAGTAGATGCTGACGGTACACTTACAACTTCAGACGGAGCTAAGGTTCAGGGATGGCAGGTAGATCCTGATGACAAGACAAAGACTAAGCCGGGCCCAGTATCTAACCTTAATATCATGGCACCTGAAAATATGTATACAGATCCTGAAGCTACAACAGCGGCTTATATGTCAGGAAACATAGATAAGACAGATACACAGCTTGCATCAGGTTCAGCAGGCCGTACTTTCCAGACTAACTTCTATGACAACTTAGGATATGAGTATACAGCTAAGTTTAATATGAAGCAGAGTTCAGTATCTGACAATGCTTACTACATAGAGCTTAAGGATATACTTAAAGATGGTAAGTCTATACTTTATACAGCTACAACCAATGACACTGGAACTACAGAATATACGGCTACAGGCTGGGGTGCAAATGTTACCACAGAAAAGCAGGATTTAAGTGGTGTTGGTGCACCTGATATAACAGACGGCAAGCTTACTTTTGCTGACAACTTTGCATTTATGGCTGTATTTGACGGAACTACAGGTAAGTTCAAGAGCCTTGCTGCTGACGGAGCAGATCCTGCTTATGATTCAACAGGTCTTGATGAAAACGCCAAAATTAAGAAAATGTTCTTAAATATCGGTGGTAAGTCACCTAACCCATTCAAGAACATCGAGATTGATTTCTCACAGATGACAATGTTTGCAAGCTCAACATCATCTAAGATTGAGTCAACCATGGGTGATGTAGACGGTAACGGTAAGGGTAAGATGAAGGGTACCTTAAAGGGTGCTTCCATTGATAGCTCAGGTAAGATTTACGGTTCTTATGACAACGGAGATCTTAAGCTCCTTGCTCAGATTGCAGTTGCAAACTTCAAGAACCCTGCAGGTCTTGAGTCTGTAGGTAACAGTAACTTCGTAGAGACTATGAACTCAGGTAGATTTGACGGTGTTGGAAAAGACGTTACCTCAGAAGGCGGCAAGATAAGCACAGGTATGCTTGAGATGTCAAACGTAGACCTTGCAGCACAGTTTACAGATATGATTACCACACAGAGAGGTTTCCAGGCTAACTCAAGAACAATCACAACAACTGATTCAATTCTTGAAGAGCTTATCAACCTCAAGAGATAA
- a CDS encoding Rqc2 family fibronectin-binding protein yields the protein MSFDGTVVAGITYELRTCLTGGYITKIAQPEKDALVLTVKNNRTQYRLFLSANASLPLAYITEESRKSPMTAPNFCMLLRKHLGSAKILDVSQPGLERIIRIKTEHLDEMGDLSVKQLVIELMGKYSNIILLDDEEKVIDSIKHVSLLVSSVREILPGRSYFVPEQEGRINPFDADYDYFVNVIAKKPNAIGKAIYTSLTGFSPQIANEICSLSGLDADQPTASLNAENVDELFKNFSKFISLIQNGEFTPTIYYGNNLEPKAFAAFSLSIYENMESKTFSSLSSLLEEFYNSKDKNDRIRQKSADLRKLITNAISRTANKLDIFAKQLRDTENRDKFRIYGELITTYGYQAKEGDKVLTCTDYYSGKEVNISLDTTIPVMANAKKYFDKYARLKRTYEAVISQQEEAEAELSHLESIKMSLELAENEEDLAEIRKELESAGYAKKTGINSKKGKAKEAKGTPLHFVSSDGFDIYVGKNNIQNDYLTFKLATNNDWWFHAKKCAGSHVLLVTNGREVPDRAFEEAGKLALHYSSVNTSSSLKGDGTKHDVDYVQKKEIKKPNGAKPGFVVYYTNYSLTTDSDISELRQI from the coding sequence ATGTCTTTTGATGGAACAGTGGTGGCAGGCATAACCTATGAGCTTCGCACCTGCCTTACCGGTGGTTATATTACAAAAATAGCACAGCCTGAGAAGGATGCCCTCGTGCTTACAGTTAAAAATAACAGAACTCAATATAGACTTTTTTTATCTGCAAATGCTTCTCTTCCTCTTGCATACATTACAGAGGAGAGCCGCAAGTCACCTATGACAGCTCCAAACTTTTGCATGCTTCTTAGGAAACATCTTGGAAGTGCTAAAATACTAGACGTCTCACAGCCGGGGCTTGAGAGAATAATAAGAATTAAGACCGAGCATTTGGATGAGATGGGCGACCTCTCAGTGAAACAGTTAGTCATAGAGCTAATGGGAAAATACAGCAATATCATCCTCCTTGATGATGAAGAAAAGGTAATAGACAGTATAAAGCATGTATCCCTTCTTGTTAGCTCAGTCAGGGAGATACTGCCGGGAAGAAGCTACTTTGTGCCTGAGCAGGAGGGTAGGATAAACCCCTTTGATGCTGATTATGACTACTTTGTAAATGTGATAGCAAAGAAGCCAAATGCCATAGGAAAGGCGATTTATACCTCACTTACGGGCTTCTCACCTCAGATAGCTAATGAAATCTGCTCTCTTTCAGGGCTTGATGCAGACCAGCCTACAGCCTCACTTAACGCAGAGAATGTAGATGAGCTTTTTAAGAATTTTAGTAAATTTATAAGTCTCATCCAAAACGGTGAATTCACCCCTACAATATACTATGGTAATAACCTCGAGCCTAAAGCCTTTGCTGCTTTTTCTCTCAGCATTTATGAGAATATGGAAAGCAAGACCTTTTCCAGTCTTTCATCCCTTCTTGAGGAGTTCTACAATTCAAAGGATAAGAATGACAGAATAAGGCAAAAATCAGCAGACCTAAGAAAGCTCATAACCAACGCCATATCAAGGACTGCTAACAAGCTTGATATATTTGCTAAGCAGCTTAGAGATACCGAAAATAGAGATAAATTCAGGATATACGGAGAACTGATAACTACCTACGGCTATCAGGCAAAGGAGGGAGATAAGGTGCTTACCTGTACCGATTACTATTCAGGTAAGGAAGTTAATATAAGCCTTGATACCACCATCCCTGTGATGGCAAATGCCAAGAAATACTTTGATAAATATGCCCGTCTTAAAAGAACTTATGAGGCTGTGATTTCACAGCAAGAGGAGGCCGAGGCTGAGTTAAGCCACTTAGAGTCAATCAAGATGTCACTTGAATTAGCAGAAAATGAGGAAGACCTTGCAGAAATCAGGAAAGAGCTTGAAAGTGCAGGCTATGCCAAGAAAACAGGAATAAACTCTAAAAAGGGTAAGGCAAAAGAAGCTAAGGGAACTCCACTTCACTTTGTATCAAGCGATGGTTTTGACATCTATGTAGGGAAGAATAATATACAAAATGATTATCTTACCTTTAAGTTAGCCACAAACAATGACTGGTGGTTCCATGCTAAAAAATGTGCAGGCTCTCATGTCCTCCTTGTGACAAATGGCAGGGAGGTTCCTGACAGAGCCTTTGAAGAGGCGGGAAAGCTTGCCCTTCACTACTCAAGTGTAAATACCTCATCCTCTCTAAAAGGTGACGGAACTAAGCATGACGTGGACTATGTACAGAAAAAAGAGATAAAGAAACCAAACGGCGCAAAGCCCGGCTTTGTAGTTTACTACACCAATTACTCTCTAACAACTGATTCTGATATATCAGAACTTAGACAGATATAG
- a CDS encoding nitroreductase family protein, protein MSIREALLKRRSVYALNKVLPVSEDEVIKAIEETVSLVPDAFDCKSQRVVVALGEKQNKLWDAVYDAFEGKVPREKIDSFKAGAGTVLYFTDETVTKGLMDAYPAYSSNFPVWNGQANGMLQISVWAALAELGVGASLQHYNPVIDEAVRKLFNVPDNYKLIAEMPFGGIDAEPNPKTEEDISNRVKVTR, encoded by the coding sequence ATGTCAATTAGAGAAGCTTTATTAAAAAGAAGATCTGTATATGCACTGAACAAGGTTCTTCCTGTTTCTGAAGACGAAGTAATAAAAGCAATAGAAGAAACTGTATCCCTTGTACCCGATGCTTTTGACTGCAAGAGTCAGAGAGTTGTCGTAGCACTTGGAGAGAAACAGAATAAGCTCTGGGATGCTGTATACGATGCATTTGAAGGAAAGGTTCCAAGGGAGAAAATCGATAGTTTCAAGGCAGGAGCAGGAACTGTGCTTTATTTTACTGATGAGACAGTGACAAAGGGGCTTATGGATGCTTATCCTGCTTATTCATCTAACTTCCCGGTATGGAACGGTCAGGCAAATGGAATGCTTCAGATATCAGTTTGGGCAGCTTTAGCTGAACTTGGAGTAGGCGCAAGTCTTCAGCACTATAACCCCGTTATTGATGAGGCTGTAAGAAAGCTCTTTAATGTACCTGATAACTACAAACTAATTGCAGAGATGCCTTTTGGAGGAATTGATGCAGAGCCGAATCCTAAGACTGAAGAAGATATCTCAAACAGAGTGAAAGTTACAAGATAA
- a CDS encoding TIGR02530 family flagellar biosynthesis protein, translating into MNINNGSLGSIEQIRGKYLGKQENKNQDAAALKGNSFRDVLLSQAQKDEGTLKFSKHANERLASRNINLSNEQMLRLSEGTDRARQKGIKESLIVVDELAFIVNVKNNTVVTAVGDSEDKIFTNIDGAVIS; encoded by the coding sequence GTGAATATAAATAATGGAAGTTTGGGCTCCATTGAGCAGATTAGAGGTAAATATCTTGGCAAGCAGGAAAACAAAAACCAAGATGCGGCTGCCCTTAAGGGAAATAGCTTTAGAGACGTACTTCTAAGTCAGGCTCAAAAAGACGAAGGAACACTCAAGTTTTCAAAGCATGCCAATGAGAGACTTGCCAGTCGTAATATCAATCTTTCAAATGAACAGATGTTAAGACTTTCAGAAGGAACTGACAGAGCAAGGCAGAAGGGAATCAAAGAATCACTTATAGTAGTTGATGAGCTTGCATTTATAGTAAATGTAAAAAATAACACAGTAGTAACTGCTGTAGGAGATAGTGAAGATAAGATTTTCACAAATATTGATGGAGCTGTGATAAGCTAA